One region of Clostridia bacterium genomic DNA includes:
- a CDS encoding glycosyltransferase family 2 protein — MKISVVVPVYGCPGAVVPLCERVAKTVSQLADDYEIVLVNDCCPKGSWKEVQKACAANPHVVGVELSRNFGQIRAITAGLDYCDGDWVVVMDCDLQDRPEGIADLYAKAAEGYDVVFAKRKGRKDKGIVKFFSQFFYKVYNRLTDGRFDSSICNFSISRREVIDAYCGMREQNRAYTLFIKWLGFRQAAIDIDADKRYEGKSSYNFKRKINMATEFITSQSNKPLRFASKLGFLIAFVAFVVAIVKVIQFFVTGNVPSGWTSLFVSIFLIGGLILMALGIIGIYIGYVFDEVKRRPLYVVRSVVNGKKNANESKEEQE; from the coding sequence CCGTGTCGCAGCTTGCGGACGATTATGAGATTGTACTCGTCAACGATTGTTGTCCGAAGGGCTCATGGAAAGAGGTGCAGAAAGCCTGTGCCGCCAATCCCCACGTGGTCGGGGTGGAGCTTTCGAGGAACTTCGGTCAAATCCGCGCGATAACCGCAGGGCTCGATTACTGTGACGGAGACTGGGTGGTGGTTATGGACTGCGACCTTCAAGATCGCCCTGAAGGGATCGCCGATCTTTACGCAAAGGCGGCAGAGGGTTACGATGTCGTCTTCGCTAAGCGCAAGGGACGCAAGGATAAAGGGATCGTCAAGTTTTTCTCGCAATTCTTTTATAAGGTGTATAACCGCCTTACCGATGGAAGATTCGACAGTTCTATATGCAATTTCAGCATATCCCGCCGCGAAGTTATAGATGCATACTGCGGTATGCGCGAGCAGAACAGAGCGTATACGCTCTTTATCAAGTGGCTCGGATTCAGGCAGGCCGCAATAGATATTGACGCCGACAAGCGTTACGAGGGCAAGTCTTCGTACAACTTCAAGCGTAAAATCAATATGGCGACCGAGTTCATCACGTCTCAGTCGAACAAGCCGCTGAGATTCGCCTCGAAGCTTGGCTTTTTGATTGCGTTCGTAGCGTTCGTTGTAGCAATAGTGAAGGTGATACAGTTCTTTGTGACCGGCAACGTGCCGTCGGGATGGACGAGCCTTTTCGTGTCGATATTCCTTATCGGCGGTCTGATACTGATGGCGCTTGGTATTATAGGTATCTATATAGGATATGTTTTTGACGAAGTCAAGCGGCGTCCGCTTTATGTTGTCAGAAGCGTTGTCAACGGCAAAAAAAACGCGAACGAATCAAAGGAGGAACAGGAATGA
- a CDS encoding NAD(P)-dependent oxidoreductase has translation MILVIGATGYVGRYFCTEMVSRGEDILALGRSEKVARFFEENNVPFRYFDIGDEASFDSLPTEGVDAVIDLAACLAELETPVERFFEVNTIGVYRTLEYARKNNIKKVVVTSSHKVYNDVDKTVISEMDPISFKGDHSPYIISKIAAENFVEYYNKDFGLNAVALRLTGVHGYGEILGHLNADHTYKKSTFEIFFEKALRGDDIEVWGDQTIKRDHIYIKDVVSALAAAAKIPEARGIYNIAAGVGYSQYEEALAVAEIFETESGKSRVIMCPEKPGLTRGYIYDISKAERELGWKPEYSDIYAMYRDYKKEWESKRYHNYHYIVEGQRPATL, from the coding sequence ATGATTCTCGTTATCGGAGCAACAGGATATGTCGGCAGATATTTTTGCACAGAAATGGTTTCGCGGGGCGAAGACATCCTCGCGCTCGGAAGATCCGAAAAGGTTGCACGGTTTTTTGAGGAGAACAACGTGCCGTTCCGCTATTTTGACATCGGCGACGAAGCCTCTTTTGACAGCCTTCCGACCGAGGGAGTGGATGCGGTGATTGACCTCGCCGCATGCCTCGCCGAACTTGAAACACCGGTCGAGCGCTTCTTTGAGGTTAACACGATCGGCGTCTACAGAACACTTGAATATGCAAGAAAGAACAACATAAAAAAGGTTGTTGTCACATCTTCGCATAAGGTGTATAACGACGTTGACAAGACGGTTATTTCAGAGATGGACCCAATCAGCTTCAAGGGCGACCACTCGCCTTATATCATCTCAAAGATTGCCGCGGAGAACTTTGTGGAGTACTACAACAAGGACTTCGGCCTGAACGCAGTGGCGCTCAGACTCACCGGAGTCCACGGCTATGGTGAGATACTCGGCCATCTCAACGCAGATCACACTTACAAAAAGAGCACGTTCGAGATTTTCTTCGAGAAGGCGCTGCGCGGCGACGATATAGAGGTTTGGGGAGACCAGACGATAAAGCGTGACCATATCTATATAAAGGACGTTGTTTCCGCGCTTGCCGCTGCAGCAAAGATTCCGGAAGCGAGAGGGATATACAATATTGCCGCCGGAGTCGGATACTCCCAATACGAGGAGGCGCTCGCGGTAGCGGAAATCTTCGAAACGGAGAGCGGCAAGAGCCGCGTTATCATGTGTCCGGAAAAGCCCGGACTCACACGCGGCTATATTTACGATATTTCGAAGGCGGAGAGAGAGCTCGGTTGGAAGCCCGAATACAGTGACATCTACGCTATGTACCGCGACTACAAGAAGGAGTGGGAGTCGAAGCGCTACCATAATTACCACTATATCGTTGAGGGACAGCGTCCCGCGACGCTGTGA
- a CDS encoding DegT/DnrJ/EryC1/StrS family aminotransferase translates to MENKTDNRLFVGRAAVGIYLILKHAVKKTGTVIVPANICYAGVYPVLYAGMRVRFCDVDPVSGNATAETFSSAAGHDTVAAVVPHMYGNPVGDLAEIASFCSERGILLIEDCASAMGAETNRYALGEQGDYAVYSTGYSKTVDLGFGGYVVGKNDILGLETAEKLLPRRSGGRELALFSKLYRVLRNEGRGTKLERVIYDELQNACRDEFIFSISDTERAFLRKGLENADAVIRLRREALKYYEKVLVQHSAAFYPFSEGAVPWRFCMLISDSEKKSAIIRRCLAEGLPVSDWYPNVTYLFGDEGDYPGADLHETQIINFPLLLSDGEKDRICSVINEVLNENNA, encoded by the coding sequence ATGGAGAACAAAACGGACAACCGCCTCTTTGTAGGTAGGGCAGCAGTCGGCATCTATCTGATTCTGAAGCATGCCGTGAAAAAAACAGGAACGGTAATCGTCCCCGCGAATATCTGCTATGCCGGAGTATACCCCGTGCTTTATGCGGGCATGCGCGTTCGCTTCTGCGATGTTGATCCCGTGAGCGGCAACGCCACTGCGGAAACGTTTTCATCTGCGGCTGGGCATGATACCGTCGCGGCAGTCGTGCCGCATATGTACGGCAACCCCGTCGGCGATCTAGCGGAAATTGCCTCGTTCTGCTCAGAGCGCGGGATTCTGCTGATAGAGGACTGCGCGTCGGCAATGGGCGCGGAGACAAATCGTTATGCGCTCGGTGAGCAGGGCGATTACGCGGTTTACAGCACCGGGTATTCCAAGACCGTGGATCTCGGCTTCGGCGGATATGTCGTCGGTAAAAACGACATCCTCGGGCTCGAAACGGCAGAAAAGCTGCTTCCGCGTAGGTCGGGAGGCAGGGAGTTGGCGCTGTTCTCGAAGCTTTACCGCGTGCTCCGCAATGAGGGGCGCGGCACGAAGCTCGAACGCGTAATATATGACGAACTTCAAAACGCCTGCAGAGACGAATTCATTTTTTCAATATCTGATACCGAGCGTGCATTCCTGCGGAAAGGCCTTGAAAATGCCGACGCTGTAATACGTTTGCGCAGAGAGGCGCTGAAATACTATGAGAAAGTTCTCGTGCAGCACAGCGCGGCGTTTTATCCTTTTTCGGAAGGCGCTGTGCCGTGGAGATTCTGTATGCTGATATCCGATTCGGAAAAGAAAAGCGCGATCATCCGCCGCTGTCTGGCTGAAGGATTGCCGGTAAGCGACTGGTATCCGAATGTTACATATCTTTTCGGCGACGAGGGCGATTATCCCGGAGCAGATCTGCACGAGACACAGATTATTAATTTCCCGCTGCTTTTAAGCGACGGCGAAAAAGACAGGATTTGCAGCGTGATAAACGAGGTGTTGAATGAAAACAATGCGTAA